From the genome of Vigna angularis cultivar LongXiaoDou No.4 chromosome 11, ASM1680809v1, whole genome shotgun sequence, one region includes:
- the LOC108333273 gene encoding uncharacterized protein LOC108333273 isoform X3 → MKFVGTSNSVLLVPPANHSEFRENPQKNDSNKEEEKVVAPVIKVVSGNMELVEAAPRLDKLKSLLLEKTYNFEDYDVGNLEDNQESTIGLYSWNDLVHNIQASDEELRSGLQALSAVEINGYWRLVDGSYMDMILGMLLKNSVLNDWSLNALNEDEVVSTLVSDGFPGVLARHCFHTYGTKVNEGMPGCAWKLDEKRVCIHFAREILKGGKRKLESFMDEWRQKVPDGMQPSIDLVEGEVLIERVGVETWIRAFSVASLPSTPAERFTILFRERTKWEWKDLQPYVRDLKIPGLSSEGLLLKYTRRTQPSPDAEPVFSAR, encoded by the exons TCCACAAAAGAATGATAGTAataaggaagaagagaaagttgTTGCACCTGTAATCAAAGTTGTATCTGGTAATATGGAGCTTGTCGAGGCAGCCCCCAGACTTGATAAACTTAAGTCTTTACTATTAGAAAAGACTTACAATTTTGAGGACTATGATGTGGGAAATTTAGAAGACAACCAGGAATCTACAATAGGATTATATAGCTGGAATGATCTTGTCCACAATATCCAAGCTAGTGATGAGGAGTTAAGGTCTGGACTGCAGGCTCTTTCCGCAGTGGAGATTAATGGATATTGGAGATTAGTAGATGGGAGTTACATGGACATGATTCTTGGAATGCTTTTGAAAAATTCGGTGTTAAATGATTGGTCACTTAATGCTTTAAACGAAGATGAAGTTGTGAGTACACTGGTATCAGATGGATTTCCTGGGGTGCTAGCAAGGCATTGTTTCCATACATATGGCACCAAAGTAAATGAAGGCATGCCTGGCTGTGCCTGGAAATTGGACGAGAAGCGAGTATGTATCCATTTTGCAAGAGAAATCCTGAAAGGGGGTAAAAGGAAGTTAGAGAGTTTCATGGATGAATGGAGGCAGAAGGTTCCAGATGGAATGCAGCCCAGTATTGATCTTGTGGAAGGAGAGGTATTAATAGAGAGAGTTGGAGTTGAGACATGGATTCGTGCCTTCAGCGTCGCATCTTTGCCTTCGACTCCAGCTGAGCGTTTCACCATTCTTTTCAGAGAGAGGACAAAATGGGAATGGAAAGATCTGCAGCCGTATGTCAG AGATCTGAAGATACCAGGTCTTTCTTCAGAAGGTTTGCTACTCAAATACACTCGAAGGACGCAACCATCGCCTGATGCGGAACCAGTTTTCAGCGCAAGATAG